A DNA window from Paraclostridium bifermentans contains the following coding sequences:
- a CDS encoding protein-glutamate methylesterase/protein-glutamine glutaminase, which yields MEVNKKIKVLIIDDSSIFRRVIAKYLQEFSELEIVGTAKDPYEARDKIIELRPDVLTLDIEMPGMSGIEFLKILMEQCPIPTIVISGADDRCFEAINAGAVGFVEKPDSRGMNNFANELASKIKEASVAKLVKDNYSRNNLNKPNTVANKKSVTKNIKSKSNTDIIAIGASMGGVEAVGKLLKQLPAGLPGIVITQHMPPVFTQRYAERLDKECVINVCEGKDGQEILSGHAYIAPGALQMGVEKRNNKYVLEIKEGEKVTGHCPSVDYLFQSVAKASKKNTIGIILTGMGSDGAKGLLDIKNAGGYTLGQNRHSCVVYGMPMAAKNIGAVLKETSLDMIPNAILNQLKRSESTIRDKE from the coding sequence TAAAAGTTCTAATAATTGATGATTCTAGTATATTTCGTCGTGTCATAGCTAAGTATCTTCAAGAATTTTCAGAATTAGAGATTGTAGGAACAGCTAAAGACCCTTATGAAGCTAGAGATAAAATAATAGAACTAAGACCAGACGTATTGACATTAGACATTGAAATGCCAGGCATGAGTGGTATTGAGTTTTTAAAAATTTTAATGGAACAATGTCCAATACCAACTATTGTTATAAGTGGTGCAGATGATAGATGCTTTGAGGCAATAAATGCAGGGGCAGTTGGATTTGTAGAAAAACCAGATTCAAGAGGAATGAACAATTTTGCAAATGAATTAGCGAGCAAAATAAAAGAGGCATCTGTAGCTAAACTAGTTAAAGATAATTATTCAAGAAATAATTTAAATAAACCTAATACTGTTGCAAATAAAAAAAGTGTGACAAAAAATATAAAAAGTAAATCTAATACAGATATAATTGCTATTGGAGCTTCCATGGGAGGAGTAGAGGCTGTTGGAAAACTTTTAAAACAGTTACCAGCTGGCTTACCAGGAATAGTAATAACTCAACATATGCCACCTGTATTTACTCAAAGATATGCAGAGCGGTTAGATAAAGAGTGTGTTATAAATGTATGTGAAGGTAAAGATGGACAAGAAATTTTAAGTGGACATGCATATATAGCTCCTGGAGCTTTACAAATGGGAGTTGAAAAAAGAAATAATAAATATGTATTAGAAATTAAAGAGGGTGAAAAAGTCACTGGACACTGCCCTTCAGTAGATTATTTATTTCAATCAGTAGCAAAAGCTTCGAAAAAAAATACTATAGGTATTATTTTAACTGGGATGGGATCCGATGGAGCTAAAGGACTACTTGATATAAAGAATGCAGGTGGATATACATTAGGGCAAAATAGGCATTCGTGTGTTGTTTATGGAATGCCTATGGCAGCAAAAAATATTGGAGCAGTTTTGAAAGAAACTTCTTTAGATATGATACCAAATGCAATACTAAATCAATTAAAAAGATCAGAATCTACAATAAGAGATAAAGAGTAG